From a single Miscanthus floridulus cultivar M001 chromosome 8, ASM1932011v1, whole genome shotgun sequence genomic region:
- the LOC136478256 gene encoding protein TIC 55, chloroplastic-like — MTTPPTATVPLASLLRVSAAAVAVAPRRKSPAAARWAGAGGSRRRRCRAAVVEEAGVLLPKEGDEEGEEAAAGRYDWREEWYPLHLSNEVPDDAALPLTVFDRQLVLWRDGNGVLRCHEDRCPHRLAKLSEGQIVDGKLECLYHGWQFDGEGKCVNIPQLPEGAKIPRSACARNYEVRDSQGVVWVWMSDANPPDEGKLPWFEPYARAGFTDQSTVHELPYDHSILLENLMDPAHVPISHDRTNWTAKREDAQPLFFDVTERTPRGFAGYWGRTSTPHLRNLLRFEAPCVLTNTLEYTDKDGTEQCFSAHFLCRPAGQGKSMLLVRFGSTLRSPLAKVLPTWYFHQNACKVFEQDMGFLSSQNEVLLREKVPTRELYLNLRSSDTWVAEYRKWMDRAGHGMPYYFGHSTLSPPLVPAVVEQAPAGAVAGISASFPAKGGVGTVHAPNPTNRYFRHVVHCKGCRATVKKYTALKKAFAVLAAAAVAAAVLAATRQWKAVLLAASAVLAAASYACDALVSLITTNFIRTHRRL, encoded by the exons ATGACGACGCCCCCTACCGCAACAGTGCCCCTGGCATCTCTCCTCCGCGTCTCCGCGGCCGCCGTTGCCGTGGCTCCACGTCGCAAGAGCCCCGCGGCGGCACGGTGGGCGGGAGCTGggggcagcaggaggaggaggtgccgggcggcggtggtggaggaggccgGGGTGCTGCTGCCCAAGGAGGGggacgaggagggggaggaggcggcggcggggcgttACGACTGGAGGGAGGAGTGGTACCCGCTGCACCTGTCCAACGAGGTGCCCGACGACGCGGCGCTCCCGCTCACCGTCTTCGACCGCCAGCTTGTGCTCTGGCGCGATGGCAACGGCGTGCTCCGCTGCCACGAGGACCGGTGCCCTCACAG GTTAGCGAAGCTGTCGGAAGGGCAGATCGTCGACGGCAAGCTGGAGTGCCTTTACCATGGTTGGCAGTTCGACGGCGAGGGCAAGTGCGTCAACATACCACAG CTGCCCGAGGGCGCCAAGATCCCGCGGAGCGCGTGCGCGCGCAACTACGAGGTGCGCGACTCGCAGGGCGTGGTGTGGGTGTGGATGTCGGACGCCAACCCTCCCGACGAGGGGAAGCTGCCGTGGTTCGAGCCGTATGCGCGGGCGGGGTTCACGGACCAGTCCACGGTGCACGAGCTCCCCTACGACCACTCCATCCTGCTGGAGAACCTCATGGACCCGGCGCACGTGCCCATCTCCCACGACCGCACCAACTGGACGGCCAAGCGCGAGGACGCGCAGCCGCTCTTCTTCGACGTCACCGAGCGCACGCCCCGCGGGTTTGCGGGCTACTGGGGCCGCACCAGCACGCCGCACCTCCGCAACCTGCTCCGCTTCGAGGCGCCCTGCGTGCTCACCAACACGCTCGAGTACACCGACAAGGACGGCACGGAGCAGTGCTTCTCCGCGCACTTCCTCTGCCGCCCCGCCGGGCAGGGGAAGTCCATGCTCCTCGTGCGCTTCGGATCCACCCTCAGGTCGCCGCTCGCCAAGGTGCTCCCGACCTGGTACTTCCACCAGAACGCGTGCAAGGTGTTCGAGCAAGACATGGGGTTCCTGTCGTCGCAGAACGAGGTGCTCCTCCGGGAGAAGGTGCCCACCAGGGAGCTCTACCTCAACCTCCGCTCCTCCGACACCTGGGTCGCCGAGTACAGGAAGTGGATGGACAGGGCGGGCCACGGCATGCCCTACTACTTCGGCCACAGCACCCTGTCGCCGCCGCTCGTGCCTGCCGTCGTCGAGCAGGCGCCCGCGGGGGCCGTCGCGGGGATCTCGGCCTCGTTCCCGGCCAAGGGCGGCGTCGGCACGGTGCACGCGCCCAACCCGACCAACAGGTACTTCCGCCACGTCGTGCACTGCAAGGGCTGCAGGGCAACCGTCAAGAAGTACACCGCGTTGAAAAAAGCGTTCGCCGTCCTcgcggcggcggccgtggcggctGCCGTCCTGGCGGCGACCAGGCAGTGGAAGGCCGTCTTGCTGGCGGCGTCGGCCGTGCTAGCCGCGGCGTCCTATGCGTGTGACGCGCTGGTTTCTTTGATC